In one window of Saprospiraceae bacterium DNA:
- a CDS encoding tail fiber domain-containing protein, which yields MKIFFMFTLGLLIPFQIFTQGFNYQSLVRDANGQVQPNTTVFLKFIISQETANGPVLYIENQQPVTDAYGFLSVQVGSGNAEFGRIDTIQWSSGIKILTVQCGETVNGPYNDIGSSPVNHSAFTGATGPQGARGEKGDKGDKGDQGEPGTKGDKGDKGDKGDTGERGLQGEQGLQGVMGPQGPQGEQGIPGPAGPTGAQGPQGPQGEQGLPGAQGPQGLQGEQGIQGPAGPAGAPGAQGPEGPVGATGPQGPQGIPGEDGAGVMIIGTVPTADSLDTNYPGNVGDMFIAEDTGTGHIWNGTDWTAIGQIQGPEGPAGPQGPAGPQGPIGPAGPVGSTGPQGEQGPQGPQGVEGVKGPAGPQGPAGPQGAEGPTGATGPQGPAGPQGPAGAQGPQGPTGPQGPTGPTGATGPQGPTGPKGDTGPPGTYTAGTGITIASNIISAQNSLAIWNANQLQGRFVSTQAPNQGYVLKWFPNNLQQWEPAPDKDSNPWSTITGGIEYQGSRFLTSELRFGSNGGSIKGTTNNVTIGVNGTSYLGFFQLTNEFGPQNHNTIKLGSSAFRWSEIWSVNGLNQSSDKNLKKNIQTLPSALDKIMKMNPVSYNWIEDDLQTHLGFLAQEMEKIIPEIVRTPDQIQKEGNSDGRTSTANHYAMNYSELIPVLVKAIQEQQLQIRKMELQILELTKTK from the coding sequence ATGAAAATTTTTTTCATGTTCACCTTAGGGCTCCTGATACCCTTTCAAATTTTTACACAGGGTTTTAACTACCAGTCGTTAGTGCGCGATGCCAACGGACAGGTGCAGCCCAACACAACCGTTTTTCTGAAATTCATCATAAGTCAGGAAACGGCCAATGGTCCGGTATTGTATATCGAAAACCAGCAACCCGTTACGGATGCTTACGGATTTTTATCCGTACAGGTTGGATCCGGCAACGCTGAATTCGGACGGATCGATACGATCCAATGGAGTTCGGGCATTAAAATTCTTACCGTGCAATGTGGAGAAACGGTAAACGGACCTTACAATGATATTGGTTCTTCTCCTGTCAACCACAGTGCTTTTACAGGAGCTACCGGTCCTCAGGGTGCCCGGGGAGAAAAAGGAGACAAGGGCGACAAAGGAGACCAGGGAGAACCTGGTACCAAAGGCGATAAAGGAGACAAAGGAGATAAAGGGGATACGGGAGAACGTGGTTTGCAAGGTGAACAGGGATTGCAGGGTGTCATGGGGCCTCAGGGTCCTCAAGGCGAACAGGGCATTCCGGGTCCGGCCGGACCCACCGGAGCACAAGGACCACAAGGACCGCAGGGCGAACAAGGGCTTCCGGGAGCCCAGGGCCCGCAAGGCCTGCAGGGAGAACAAGGCATTCAAGGGCCTGCTGGTCCGGCAGGAGCACCCGGTGCACAAGGCCCCGAAGGACCGGTTGGTGCTACAGGACCACAAGGACCGCAGGGCATCCCCGGTGAGGACGGTGCCGGAGTCATGATCATCGGCACAGTGCCCACTGCCGACAGTTTGGATACCAATTACCCGGGAAATGTGGGCGATATGTTTATTGCGGAAGATACAGGTACAGGCCATATATGGAATGGCACGGATTGGACGGCCATTGGCCAAATTCAGGGACCCGAAGGACCCGCGGGACCCCAAGGACCTGCAGGCCCACAAGGACCAATTGGACCGGCTGGACCAGTTGGTTCTACCGGACCGCAAGGTGAACAAGGACCCCAAGGCCCTCAGGGTGTTGAAGGTGTAAAAGGGCCCGCTGGACCTCAGGGACCCGCTGGACCTCAAGGAGCTGAAGGTCCTACAGGTGCTACCGGACCCCAGGGACCCGCCGGACCCCAGGGGCCCGCCGGAGCTCAGGGACCGCAAGGACCCACAGGTCCACAAGGACCCACAGGTCCTACTGGAGCAACAGGTCCCCAGGGACCGACAGGACCTAAAGGAGATACCGGTCCTCCGGGGACTTACACAGCCGGAACAGGAATCACCATTGCCTCGAATATCATCAGCGCTCAAAACAGTTTGGCTATCTGGAATGCAAATCAACTGCAGGGACGGTTTGTGAGTACCCAGGCACCGAATCAAGGCTACGTTCTGAAGTGGTTTCCGAACAACCTGCAACAATGGGAACCCGCACCGGATAAAGATTCCAATCCATGGAGTACGATTACAGGAGGCATAGAATATCAGGGCTCCCGCTTTCTCACCAGTGAATTGCGTTTTGGATCCAATGGTGGAAGCATAAAAGGAACGACCAACAACGTAACTATTGGAGTGAACGGAACTTCATACTTAGGTTTTTTCCAACTTACGAATGAATTCGGTCCGCAAAATCACAACACCATCAAATTGGGGTCCTCTGCGTTCAGGTGGAGCGAAATCTGGAGTGTAAACGGATTGAATCAGTCATCCGACAAGAACCTGAAGAAAAATATTCAGACCCTGCCTTCCGCTCTCGACAAAATCATGAAAATGAATCCGGTTTCTTACAACTGGATTGAAGATGATCTGCAGACACATCTTGGATTCCTTGCACAGGAGATGGAAAAAATCATTCCCGAAATAGTAAGAACACCGGATCAAATACAAAAAGAAGGTAACTCTGATGGCAGGACCTCAACTGCAAATCATTATGCCATGAATTATTCCGAATTGATCCCGGTATTGGTAAAAGCAATACAGGAACAGCAGTTACAAATACGGAAAATGGAATTACAAATTCTTGAATTGACAAAAACTAAATAG
- a CDS encoding T9SS type A sorting domain-containing protein: MLKFILILLLLASLHRPDTYAQCNQSRLNTTSYFNGQCYPFNFQGSAGTLTPVYGSCGNLSFDSPLTPPKINTSLQDKFSVLQVKIFPNPCSDKINLSVTPDQNYKIKLLNMLGVELAAWNQTHIVDVSKLAPGCFLLQIINKNNKILHSEIIVKL; the protein is encoded by the coding sequence ATGTTAAAATTTATCCTAATTCTGCTTCTATTAGCTTCCCTTCATCGACCAGACACCTATGCACAATGCAATCAGTCGCGTTTAAATACCACTTCTTATTTTAACGGGCAATGTTATCCATTCAATTTTCAGGGGTCTGCCGGCACACTCACTCCGGTCTATGGTTCGTGTGGTAATTTAAGTTTTGATTCTCCTTTAACTCCACCTAAAATCAATACTTCCCTTCAGGATAAATTTTCCGTTCTTCAAGTAAAAATATTTCCAAATCCGTGTTCTGACAAAATAAATTTATCTGTCACTCCAGACCAGAATTACAAAATCAAACTCCTGAATATGCTTGGGGTTGAACTAGCCGCCTGGAACCAAACCCATATCGTGGATGTGTCCAAACTGGCTCCCGGTTGTTTCCTCCTTCAAATTATAAATAAAAACAATAAAATTCTTCATTCTGAAATCATCGTAAAATTATAA